Below is a window of Gammaproteobacteria bacterium DNA.
CAAAACTCTTCGACCCAAAGAGGTTGCCGGCGTTCCACGACCCGTTCGCCGGGGGTGGTGCATTGCCTCTCGAAGCTCAGCGGCTGGGACTTGAGGCCCACGCCAGCGACCTGAACCCTGTGGCGGTCCTGATCAACAAGGCGATGATCGAGATTCCGCCCAGGTTCGCGGACCGAAGGCCGGTACACACTACGGGGGCGGTCGGCGCATCAACCCCGCGAGCAACCCTGATCGACAGGGAGTGGAAGGGCGCTCAGGGTCTGGCCGAAGACGTGAGGCACTACGGCGGATGGATGCGGAAGGAAGCCGACAAGCGGATCGGGGACCTCTACCCGAGCGTGGCGGTGACATCGCGCATGGCTCGGAGACGTCGAGATCTGAAGAAGTACGAAGGACGCAGACTCACTGTCATCGCATGGCTTTGGGCGCGTACCGTGCCGAGCCCCAATCCGGCCTTTTCCGATGTCGAGGTGCCCCTCGCGTCGTCCTTCATGCTGTCGACGAAGAAGGGCAAGGAGGCGTACGTCGAGCCGGTCATAGAGGATGGTGGATACCGGTTCGATGTCCGTGTCGGACCGCCAATGGACCGGGACGCCGCGAAGCGCGGCACGAAGATGTCGCGGGGGGCGAACTTCCGCTGCCTGATGTCCGGCGCACCGCTTGCCCCCGACTACGTCAAATCGGAAGGCCGCGCTGGGCGCATGGGCGCTCGGCTGATGGCAATCGTTGCCGAGGGGGATCGCGAGCGGGTCTACCTGAGTCCTTCGGCCGAACAGGCGGACGCGGCGCGACGGGCACAGCCCGAGTGGAGGCCGGAACTCGCCCAACCCGAAAACCCGCGTTGGTTTTCACC
It encodes the following:
- a CDS encoding DUF1156 domain-containing protein translates to MAAAADAGGASNRRKLIEVALPLDAINAASRREKSIRHGHPSTLHLWWARRPLAAARAVIFSQMVDDPSEDPERFPTEESRTRERARLFRLIEELVTWENTTNRTVLERARREILRSWRRTCSENRDHPNAAKLFDPKRLPAFHDPFAGGGALPLEAQRLGLEAHASDLNPVAVLINKAMIEIPPRFADRRPVHTTGAVGASTPRATLIDREWKGAQGLAEDVRHYGGWMRKEADKRIGDLYPSVAVTSRMARRRRDLKKYEGRRLTVIAWLWARTVPSPNPAFSDVEVPLASSFMLSTKKGKEAYVEPVIEDGGYRFDVRVGPPMDRDAAKRGTKMSRGANFRCLMSGAPLAPDYVKSEGRAGRMGARLMAIVAEGDRERVYLSPSAEQADAARRAQPEWRPELAQPENPRWFSPPDYGLPTFGDLFTSRQLVALTTFSDLVGEAMEQVQRDAVAAGVSDDDRPLRDGGTGARAYAEAVGVYLA